Proteins encoded together in one Lutra lutra chromosome 4, mLutLut1.2, whole genome shotgun sequence window:
- the SNAI2 gene encoding zinc finger protein SNAI2 has protein sequence MPRSFLVKKHFNASKKPNYSELDTHTVIISPYLYESYPMPVIPQPEILSSGAYSPITVWTTAAPFHSPLPNGLSPLSGYPSSLGRVSPPPPSDTSSKDHSGSESPISDEEERLQSKLSDPHAIEAEKFQCNLCNKTYSTFSGLAKHKQLHCDAQSRKSFSCKYCDKEYVSLGALKMHIRTHTLPCVCKICGKAFSRPWLLQGHIRTHTGEKPFSCPHCNRAFADRSNLRAHLQTHSDVKKYQCKNCSKTFSRMSLLHKHEESGCCVAH, from the exons ATGCCGCGCTCTTTCCTGGTCAAGAAGCATTTCAACGCCTCCAAAAAGCCTAACTACAGCGAActggacacacacacag TGATTATTTCCCCATATCTCTATGAGAGTTACCCCATGCCTGTCATACCACAACCAGAGATCCTCAGCTCGGGAGCATACAGCCCCATTACCGTGTGGACTACAGCAGCTCCATTCCACTCCCCACTACCCAAtggcctctctcctctttctggatACCCCTCATCCTTGGGGCGAGTGAGTCCCCCTCCTCCATCTGACACTTCGTCCAAGGACCACAGTGGCTCAGAAAGCCCCATTAGTGATGAAGAGGAAAGACTACAATCCAAGCTTTCAGACCCCCATGCCATTGAAGCTGAAAAGTTTCAGTGCAATTTATGCAATAAAACCTATTCAACTTTTTCTGGGCTGGCCAAGCATAAGCAGTTGCACTGTGACGCCCAGTCTAGGAAATCTTTCAGCTGTAAATACTGTGACAAGGAATATGTGAGCCTGGGCGCCCTTAAGATGCACATTCGGACCCACACTTTACCCTGTGTCTGCAAGATTTGTGGCAAGGCGTTTTCCAGACCCTGGTTACTTCAAGGACACATTAGAACTCACACTG ggGAGAAGCCTTTTTCTTGCCCTCACTGCAACAGAGCATTTGCAGACAGGTCAAATCTGAGGGCTCATCTGCAGACCCACTCGGATGTAAAGAAATACCAGTGCAAAAACTGCTCCAaaaccttctccagaatgtcTCTTCTGCACAAACATGAGGAATCTGGCTGCTGTGTAGCACACTGA